A section of the Eublepharis macularius isolate TG4126 chromosome 1, MPM_Emac_v1.0, whole genome shotgun sequence genome encodes:
- the KCNJ10 gene encoding ATP-sensitive inward rectifier potassium channel 10, producing the protein MTSATKVYYSQTTQTESRPLIGAALRKRRVMTKDGRSNVRMEHIADKSFLYLKDLWTTFIDMQWRYKLILFSASFAGTWFIFGVIWYLVAVLHGDLLEFDPPANHTPCVMQVHTLTGAFLFSLESQTTIGYGFRYISEECPLAIVLLISQLVLTTIMEIFITGTFLAKIARPKKRAETIKFSQNAVVAQHNGKTCLMIRVANMRKSLLIGCQVTGKLLQTHLTKEGENVQLNQVNVDFQVDTSSDSPFLILPLTFYHIVDENSPFRDMALRTGEGDFELVVILSGTVESTSATCQVRTSYLPEEILWGYEFTPVISLSASGKYVADFSLFEQVIKVSPPCCLHETVRYGDPEKLKLEESFREKAERESSPLSVRISNV; encoded by the coding sequence ATGACTTCGGCTACGAAAGTATATTACAGCCAGACCACGCAGACTGAGAGCCGCCCCCTGATAGGCGCTGCCCTGCGCAAGAGGCGGGTGATGACGAAGGACGGGCGGAGTAATGTGCGGATGGAGCACATTGCGGACAAGAGCTTCCTCTACCTGAAGGACTTGTGGACCACCTTCATCGACATGCAGTGGCGTTACAAGCTGATCCTCTTCTCCGCGTCCTTTGCAGGGACCTGGTTCatctttggtgtcatttggtaTCTCGTGGCTGTGCTGCACGGGGACCTGTTAGAGTTCGACCCTCCTGCCAATCACACCCCGTGCGTCATGCAAGTCCACACCCTCACCGGGGCCTTCCTTTTCTCCCTGGAGTCCCAGACCACCATTGGCTATGGCTTCCGCTACATCAGTGAAGAGTGCCCCTTGGCCATCGTCTTGCTCATTAGCCAGTTGGTCCTCACCACCATCATGGAGATCTTCATCACTGGCACGTTCTTGGCCAAGATTGCCAGGCCCAAGAAGAGGGCAGAGACCATTAAGTTCAGCCAGAATGCTGTGGTGGCGCAGCACAACGGCAAGACGTGTCTAATGATCAGAGTGGCCAACATGCGCAAAAGCCTGCTCATCGGTTGCCAGGTCACGGGCAAGCTCCTCCAGACCCACCTCACCAAAGAAGGTGAGAACGTCCAACTCAACCAGGTCAATGTGGACTTCCAGGTGGACACTTCCTCTGACAGCCCCTTCCTCATTCTGCCCCTCACGTTCTACCACATAGTGGACGAAAACAGCCCCTTCCGGGACATGGCCCTGCGTACAGGCGAGGGAGACTTTGAACTGGTGGTCATTCTCAGTGGCACCGTGGAATCCACCAGTGCCACGTGCCAGGTGCGGACTTCCTACCTCCCTGAGGAGATCCTCTGGGGCTACGAGTTCACCCCGGTCATTTCTCTCTCAGCAAGTGGGAAGTATGTTGCTGATTTCAGTCTCTTTGAGCAGGTGATCAAAGTTTCTCCGCCTTGCTGCCTCCACGAGACCGTACGATACGGGGATCCCGAAAAACTGAAGCTGGAAGAATCCTTCCGGGAGAAGGCAGAGAGGGAAAGCAGCCCGTTGAGCGTCCGGATCAGTAACGTTTGA